Proteins co-encoded in one Opitutales bacterium genomic window:
- a CDS encoding EamA family transporter: MLRLLSATLIWAFSFGLIGSQLTGLDAGWVALCRLLTAVIVFSPFLWRSSMGARDLWVLCGIGAVQFGLMYSFYLSAFQFIEAYLVAAFTAFTPIWVALIGGLWERKLDWAILSLAVFAFLGAWIIRESPLLDGEAIWIGFALMQIANFCFACGQVAFRRWSRQSSVPAHRSMLYLYVGGAGVALLYFGARVLLGIQGSTSPSLSQIGIIVYLGVIASGLGFFLWNSGAAHVSNGVLAVSNNWVVPVGVALAIPMAGSQPDWPSFGLGATVIVAASVGVELRARSMSKKPDQSVVGIDAKRPS; this comes from the coding sequence ATGCTTAGGCTATTGAGTGCGACACTGATCTGGGCGTTTTCCTTTGGACTTATCGGATCTCAGCTGACCGGACTGGATGCGGGGTGGGTGGCTCTTTGTCGTCTCTTGACGGCTGTCATCGTTTTCTCGCCGTTCCTGTGGCGATCGAGTATGGGCGCCCGTGATCTATGGGTTCTTTGTGGGATTGGCGCCGTTCAGTTTGGTCTGATGTATAGCTTTTATTTGTCGGCCTTTCAGTTTATCGAAGCTTACCTGGTCGCGGCGTTTACGGCGTTTACCCCCATCTGGGTTGCGCTTATCGGCGGGTTGTGGGAAAGGAAATTGGATTGGGCAATACTAAGCCTGGCTGTTTTTGCGTTTCTAGGCGCTTGGATTATCCGCGAATCCCCGCTGCTCGATGGAGAAGCGATCTGGATTGGCTTTGCGCTGATGCAGATCGCGAATTTCTGTTTCGCCTGTGGTCAAGTAGCGTTTCGTCGTTGGAGCCGTCAGTCATCTGTTCCAGCACACCGCTCCATGCTTTATCTTTATGTAGGTGGAGCAGGTGTGGCTCTTCTTTATTTTGGGGCGAGAGTCCTTTTAGGCATTCAAGGATCGACTTCACCGAGTCTTAGCCAAATCGGCATTATCGTCTATCTGGGAGTCATCGCCTCGGGACTTGGGTTTTTCCTTTGGAATTCTGGAGCAGCCCATGTGAGTAACGGTGTACTCGCCGTGTCGAATAACTGGGTGGTCCCAGTGGGTGTCGCCCTGGCTATTCCAATGGCTGGAAGTCAACCGGACTGGCCGTCTTTTGGTCTGGGTGCTACGGTAATTGTCGCCGCATCTGTTGGCGTAGAGTTGCGTGCACGTTCAATGTCCAAAAAGCCCGATCAATCAGTCGTGGGTATTGACGCTAAGAGGCCTTCGTAA